One Amaranthus tricolor cultivar Red isolate AtriRed21 chromosome 10, ASM2621246v1, whole genome shotgun sequence genomic window carries:
- the LOC130826251 gene encoding interactor of constitutive active ROPs 2, chloroplastic-like isoform X1: MKPSQMSSPSSILTTRKLRVTGSCSSSTASPTSLSRTQMKRSPKVLERGSQRTPITKKHTASKLSELESQLSQLKTEIERSKDELSSSEALTLQAQKEAEDTKEQLLVMSVRLKESEHHLMVLTFSEDSRVNELHKLSQERDQVWQSELEAIQKQHSMNSMALASALKEIQKLNRQLETVAESEAAHSMRAESAHVEIEKLHMELSEAFLLVENTRKQINECKDSEFHAMEKARESKMQIEETMRSVENLRVEGLKAKEDYNSLVSELKQSKGEAASLETLVKELEKDLKNMSQNWFDTSEETVSKEDRDDMENENNVLEVEIDSLKLEIRQLNSALEASELRYVEEYIQSTLQIRSTYDQLERVKSDSSAKEAEYEAEVKKARYVIEELKAEMVTKETMMKNMSENNKELTSKIEEIKTSPKEYELEEELKKLNEYLEDLKVDLIDKETLFQYTHEENEMLQEEIRKIEKARSQAMQEAATKESARVCAQLDAALAEKGELEAELRRLKVQTEQWRKAAEAAVSMLSCKGNNVKLMDRSVSLNCRCNSLVCKSDSPLSDDFNDESSKKRNGNVLKKIGGLWKNG, translated from the exons ATGAAGCCTTCACAAATGTCATCTCCCTCGTCCATTCTGACTACTCGGAAGCTCAGAGTGACAGGGTCGTGTTCTAGTTCGACTGCCTCTCCGACTTCTTTGAGCAGGACACAGATGAAAAGAAGTCCTAAAGTGCTCGAGCGTGGATCACAGAGAACCCCAATAACCAAG AAGCATACTGCGAGCAAATTATCTGAGCTAGAATCTCAGCTTTCTCAGCTCAAAACTGAGATCGAGAGGTCAAAAGACGAGCTAAGTTCATCGGAGGCACTCACGCTGCAAGCTCAAAAGGAGGCCGAGGATACAAAAGAACAGCTTTTAGTCATGTCAGTAAGGCTCAAAGAGTCTGAACACCATCTGATGGTGCTTACGTTTTCTGAAGATTCTCGAGTGAATGAACTTCATAAACTCTCCCAAGAACGAGACCAAGTTTGGCAGTCTGAGCTCGAGGCCATCCAAAAGCAACACTCGATGAACTCGATGGCACTGGCATCTGCCTTAAAAGAGATCCAAAAGCTAAACAGACAGCTTGAAACGGTGGCAGAAAGTGAAGCTGCACACAGTATGCGCGCAGAATCAGCACACGTTGAGATCGAAAAGTTGCACATGGAGCTATCAGAAGCATTCTTGCTTGTCGAGAATACGAGAAAACAGATTAACGAGTGCAAAGATTCTGAATTTCACGCCATGGAAAAGGCCCGAGAGTCCAAAATGCAAATTGAGGAAACGATGAGAAGTGTCGAAAATCTTCGTGTTGAAGGGCTGAAAGCGAAGGAAGATTACAATAGTTTGGTTTCAGAATTGAAGCAATCTAAAGGCGAAGCTGCTTCACTCGAGACCCTAGTTAAGGAACTCGAGAAAGATTTGAAAAACATgtctcaaaattggtttgataCGTCAGAAGAGACCGTCTCTAAGGAAGACCGCGATGATATGGAAAATGAAAACAATGTGCTTGAAGTCGAAATAGACTCTTTGAAACTTGAGATCAGGCAGTTAAATTCTGCATTGGAAGCATCCGAGCTAAGATATGTCGAGGAGTATATACAGAGCACATTGCAAATTAGAAGCACATACGATCAACTGGAGCGAGTAAAATCAGATTCTAGTGCTAAGGAAGCTGAATACGAGGCAGAAGTGAAGAAAGCAAGATATGTTATTGAAGAGCTAAAAGCCGAGATGGTGACCAAGGAAACGATGATGAAGAATATGTCGGAGAATAACAAAGAACTAACAAGCAAAATCGAGGAAATCAAGACTAGTCCAAAGGAATATGAACTCGAAGAGGAGCTTAAGAAGTTGAACGAATACCTCGAGGATCTTAAGGTGGATTTGATCGATAAAGAAACACTTTTTCAGTACACCCACGAGGAGAATGAGATGTTACAAGAAGAGATTCGGAAAATAGAAAAGGCGAGAAGCCAGGCAATGCAAGAGGCAGCGACTAAGGAAAGTGCACGTGTTTGTGCACAGCTAGATGCAGCTCTAGCAGAAAAAGGCGAGCTAGAAGCTGAGTTAAGGCGATTGAAGGTGCAAACCGAGCAATGGAGGAAGGCAGCTGAAGCTGCGGTCAGTATGCTTTCGTGTAAGGGCAATAACGTAAAGTTGATGGATCGATCAGTTTCGCTTAACTGTAGATGTAATAGTCTTGTTTGCAAGTCGGATAGTCCACTTTCGGATGATTTCAATGATGAATCATCTAAGAAGAGAAATGGGAATGTATTGAAGAAGATTGGGGGGTTATGGAAGAATGGATAG
- the LOC130826251 gene encoding interactor of constitutive active ROPs 2, chloroplastic-like isoform X2: MKPSQMSSPSSILTTRKLRVTGSCSSSTASPTSLSRTQMKRSPKVLERGSQRTPITKHTASKLSELESQLSQLKTEIERSKDELSSSEALTLQAQKEAEDTKEQLLVMSVRLKESEHHLMVLTFSEDSRVNELHKLSQERDQVWQSELEAIQKQHSMNSMALASALKEIQKLNRQLETVAESEAAHSMRAESAHVEIEKLHMELSEAFLLVENTRKQINECKDSEFHAMEKARESKMQIEETMRSVENLRVEGLKAKEDYNSLVSELKQSKGEAASLETLVKELEKDLKNMSQNWFDTSEETVSKEDRDDMENENNVLEVEIDSLKLEIRQLNSALEASELRYVEEYIQSTLQIRSTYDQLERVKSDSSAKEAEYEAEVKKARYVIEELKAEMVTKETMMKNMSENNKELTSKIEEIKTSPKEYELEEELKKLNEYLEDLKVDLIDKETLFQYTHEENEMLQEEIRKIEKARSQAMQEAATKESARVCAQLDAALAEKGELEAELRRLKVQTEQWRKAAEAAVSMLSCKGNNVKLMDRSVSLNCRCNSLVCKSDSPLSDDFNDESSKKRNGNVLKKIGGLWKNG, translated from the exons ATGAAGCCTTCACAAATGTCATCTCCCTCGTCCATTCTGACTACTCGGAAGCTCAGAGTGACAGGGTCGTGTTCTAGTTCGACTGCCTCTCCGACTTCTTTGAGCAGGACACAGATGAAAAGAAGTCCTAAAGTGCTCGAGCGTGGATCACAGAGAACCCCAATAACCAAG CATACTGCGAGCAAATTATCTGAGCTAGAATCTCAGCTTTCTCAGCTCAAAACTGAGATCGAGAGGTCAAAAGACGAGCTAAGTTCATCGGAGGCACTCACGCTGCAAGCTCAAAAGGAGGCCGAGGATACAAAAGAACAGCTTTTAGTCATGTCAGTAAGGCTCAAAGAGTCTGAACACCATCTGATGGTGCTTACGTTTTCTGAAGATTCTCGAGTGAATGAACTTCATAAACTCTCCCAAGAACGAGACCAAGTTTGGCAGTCTGAGCTCGAGGCCATCCAAAAGCAACACTCGATGAACTCGATGGCACTGGCATCTGCCTTAAAAGAGATCCAAAAGCTAAACAGACAGCTTGAAACGGTGGCAGAAAGTGAAGCTGCACACAGTATGCGCGCAGAATCAGCACACGTTGAGATCGAAAAGTTGCACATGGAGCTATCAGAAGCATTCTTGCTTGTCGAGAATACGAGAAAACAGATTAACGAGTGCAAAGATTCTGAATTTCACGCCATGGAAAAGGCCCGAGAGTCCAAAATGCAAATTGAGGAAACGATGAGAAGTGTCGAAAATCTTCGTGTTGAAGGGCTGAAAGCGAAGGAAGATTACAATAGTTTGGTTTCAGAATTGAAGCAATCTAAAGGCGAAGCTGCTTCACTCGAGACCCTAGTTAAGGAACTCGAGAAAGATTTGAAAAACATgtctcaaaattggtttgataCGTCAGAAGAGACCGTCTCTAAGGAAGACCGCGATGATATGGAAAATGAAAACAATGTGCTTGAAGTCGAAATAGACTCTTTGAAACTTGAGATCAGGCAGTTAAATTCTGCATTGGAAGCATCCGAGCTAAGATATGTCGAGGAGTATATACAGAGCACATTGCAAATTAGAAGCACATACGATCAACTGGAGCGAGTAAAATCAGATTCTAGTGCTAAGGAAGCTGAATACGAGGCAGAAGTGAAGAAAGCAAGATATGTTATTGAAGAGCTAAAAGCCGAGATGGTGACCAAGGAAACGATGATGAAGAATATGTCGGAGAATAACAAAGAACTAACAAGCAAAATCGAGGAAATCAAGACTAGTCCAAAGGAATATGAACTCGAAGAGGAGCTTAAGAAGTTGAACGAATACCTCGAGGATCTTAAGGTGGATTTGATCGATAAAGAAACACTTTTTCAGTACACCCACGAGGAGAATGAGATGTTACAAGAAGAGATTCGGAAAATAGAAAAGGCGAGAAGCCAGGCAATGCAAGAGGCAGCGACTAAGGAAAGTGCACGTGTTTGTGCACAGCTAGATGCAGCTCTAGCAGAAAAAGGCGAGCTAGAAGCTGAGTTAAGGCGATTGAAGGTGCAAACCGAGCAATGGAGGAAGGCAGCTGAAGCTGCGGTCAGTATGCTTTCGTGTAAGGGCAATAACGTAAAGTTGATGGATCGATCAGTTTCGCTTAACTGTAGATGTAATAGTCTTGTTTGCAAGTCGGATAGTCCACTTTCGGATGATTTCAATGATGAATCATCTAAGAAGAGAAATGGGAATGTATTGAAGAAGATTGGGGGGTTATGGAAGAATGGATAG